A window of Candidatus Bathyarchaeota archaeon genomic DNA:
AAACAGAAAATGGTAAATCAAGTACAAAATCCACCGACCGCAGCATACTGGCTATCCATCATTGGCGCAGTTATCGGCTTACTAGTTGGGCTAGCATTTCTAGGTTTAGGCGCATTAGCTTACATCACACTTGGCGAATACATCGACTACTACGGCGGCTACTACGGATACGATTTAGGTCTCGGCTGGACATGGACAGTATACTTCGGGTTAGGCTTATGGTCCCTCATAACCTCCATACTGATAATCACCTTCGCACGCAAACTCAAAGCAAACCCAATGGAACACACCAAATGGGGCGCACTCATCTTGGTCTTCTCTATCATCGGCGTCGGCGGCATCTTAGGCTTAATCGGCGGCATACTCGCAATCATCTACAAACCTATCCCTGCAGGAGCCCCACAATACAGTCAACAACCATACTATCAGC
This region includes:
- a CDS encoding zinc ribbon domain-containing protein is translated as MVNQVQNPPTAAYWLSIIGAVIGLLVGLAFLGLGALAYITLGEYIDYYGGYYGYDLGLGWTWTVYFGLGLWSLITSILIITFARKLKANPMEHTKWGALILVFSIIGVGGILGLIGGILAIIYKPIPAGAPQYSQQPYYQQPPPQQAYQPPPSMRICPNCGTQMQNNVRFCPNCGTQQY